In Methanofastidiosum sp., the sequence TTCATTGGATTATTGCATATAGGACATATAGGTTTTTCTCTTGTATATAATTCGGCTAAAGTTAATATTTCTATTTTTTCTAAATTAACTGTAAGGCCATATTCTGTATCTAATACCCCACCATATGCTATTACCGTGTCACCTTTAGAAAGTTTTCTTATTATATTCCTAAATCCTTTTGTAGGCTCATATGCTGCAGACAAAATTTTATTGCCATTTGATATTTCAAAAAATACATGTCCACCGGCAACTGTATATGGATTTTTAGAGACGATTCCTTTAATAATAACTGAAGAGTAAGGCTTTACTTCTTCAATGCTTTTTTCTTGAAGATGTATATCGGTGCCCTGGTTAGTTATGAAGATATTTCGTTTGAATGGTTTTTCTGATTCTATTGTTGATGCAGCCTCCAATAAAATCTCGGGGGATTCGCCTCTTAAGCCATACAAGATAGGGCAGTCTGAATGTGGAGAAATAACCATTCTTTCATTTTCAAAATCATAGCTTGAAAATATCTTTGGGGAATATTTTTTTTCTATTTGCATTGCGCTAGTTTCACTTACAAACTTTTTTCCTCGTTTTAGATGATTTCTATATACAATCAGCTCGTATGTAAAATCATCTAATTCCAATGCACATGAAGAAAGAGCCCCTATTAGCCCCCTACCATTGCCAATGAATTTATAATCTGCTTCTATTTTATTTAATAGAGAAATAGCTTCCTCTATAGACAACATTTCATGAAGGGCCCTTTTAGCAAATAATTTAATCTCTTCTGTAATCGAATTATCGCTAAGAAAAACTATCGCTGGATTCGTATTGTCTCCAGATTCAGAGTATGTACTAACGATGTCAAAAGAAATAGATCTAATTTTTTCAAGGACTTCCGGGGTCGCGTCTTCTGTTATTCTAATTGAAACTGCACCATTTCCCCTTGTTTTATAGGGATTATTTGGATTTAAACGCAATAGTTTTGGTGGTTCTCTAATTAGTTTACTATCTAGCTCCTTTATCGCCTCTACAATAAGCGTTCCAATATAAGTTGTACACATCCCGTTGACAGAATCTGTATCATCAAGCCCGATTATCACGAAAAAATTGAGGTATATATTTATATAACCTTTCTTATACCTTTATTAATATGGAGAAACAGGAGCTATTGGATAATATAGTTGAAACATTGAAAAAAGGTAGCTTTGAGGTAGCTTTATCTCGGGTTCAATGCTCCTTTGACATTGTAGCAAGAAGAAATCTCATAGTTCTTATAATAAAAGTCCTAGTGAATCTTGATACATTCTCTGAAGAGCACGCTTGGGATCTTAAAATACTCTCCAAAGCGCTTAAAGCGACACCTCTTGTAGTTGGTCAAAAAACAAAACTAGGAACTGTTGAAAATAGTACGGTATATTCAAGGCATGGTGTAAATTGTATTTCACTTGAAACTCTTGAAGATCTCTTCATAGAAGGTAATCCCCCTTTGATATATGCAGATAGAGGCGGATTCTTTGTAGAAATAGATGGAAATTTGATAAGAGAAGAAAGGGAGAAAAGGGGGATGTCCATCGGCCATCTTGCAGAACTTGTAGGTGTGTCAAAAAGCTCCATATATGAATTTGAGAATGCACAGAAAAGAATTAATATTGATTCTGTTATAAAAATAGAAAAAGAGTTGGACATTGGTATAACAAAACCGATATATATAATTAAAGTCGGGAATAAAAAGGAAATAAAAGATATCCCAGAAAATCCCGTTGAAGCGGCAAGGTCAGATTTAGAAAAAACTATTTTAGGAGATCTGAGCGACAAAGGCTTTGAGGTCTTCCCTACAAAAAGAACGCCCTTTAATGCTCTTTTGAAAGAGAGGGAGATTTTAATCACGGGTATATCAAATACCAAAACATACATATTTGAGAAGAAGGCTGAAATTGTAGCAAACATCTCAGATATTACAAATAAAGATGCAATGTTTGTAGTAAATGCTAAGAAAATAAAAGAAAACATTAAGGGAGTCCCCATACTTACCCAAAAAGAGATTAAATCCTCAAAGGATGTTGAGGATATTCTTGAACTTGTTCATGAAAGAAAAATTGACGGTAAACGTCAAAACTAATTTTTATTGAAAAAAGTTTATATATTTCAAAAAGTAGTTTAATAAGCATGATGAGAAAGCTAATCTGAAAAAAGATGATGAGGCTTATGAGCTCTGAACTGCTTGGGGGTTACTGATGAGGTATAGATATTTGATTATATTCTTTTTTGTGTTATTTTTTATAGAGTTACCCCTAGCATATATTTACTACTCTGGACAGGAAAAGGCTGTTGAAAAAAGTATCAAAGAGATTGATCTAAGTGACAGCTTTGTTGTGTCTAGAGAAAATCCAAAATATGTGGCTGTGCAGTTAGATGGAAGGATAATTCACCAAGTAGTACTTTCTTCATCTAACAAAATCAATTTTTCTGTGACAGATCTAGAAGGTTTTTTAATCTGGCAAAATGACCCAGAAGAACTTAAACCGTTAGAATATTTTTATCAGGTTGATAAATTAGATTTTCCTTTTGTTCCAAAAGAAACAAAAACATATTACCTAATATTTGAAACTGATCCCTTACTATCCGCTAATGCATCAGTTAATATTGAAATTTCTTCATTTTATGTAGAAGTTATTAGGGAGGATATTCTTAACACTATCGAGCCAATATTCCAAGGAACTTCAGTCATTACCGTTCTTCTTTTTATTCTTTCAATTTTACCAAAAGGAGGTCTTTCAAGAAAAAAAATTGAGAAAACATTTTATGTTCTTTCAGAAGAAGGAAGGTCTCACGATATCACCTATTTGAAGGAGTTTAGGGGATTTTCTGAAAATGAAATAAATGTTCTAAGATTAATGCAGACTAAAGGTAGAGTTTCAGAAAAAGAAATCTCAAAGCTTTTTGATATTCCTACTTTTTATAGACTTTATAAGATGGGATTCATTGAAAAAGTTACAGAACTTTGATGAAAATTTCTCCAAACATGATTTCTTGAGTTACATCAATCTTTTTATCACTATAAAGAAATAAAATATAGAGGAATATTCTTGCAACTTCTAGATTAGTCTTCTCTTCAAGTAAGTCCCTAAATAATATAATGTCGCTTAAATCTTTTAGTTCCAATAGGTGCTGGTAAAGTTTTTCCACCTGTTTTCTTATATCGGCCTTGATTTCATCAATCTGGTAAAGTTGAGGCCCAATCTTAGCTATAATCTTCTTTTTAGGTTTTTCGCCATCTTCTAAAGCATCTATTAGGGCTTCAAATAGCTCAGGAAGAGTCATCCTCCCAACATTTCTCCTTCTTAGGGGTGGTTTAATATCGTCAATTTCAAATTCTGCATTTTCAATATCTTCCCAGAAATCAAAGAATTCATCATCCACTTCTTCTTTTTCATCTTCTCTCATCAGCTCTTCGCTTTTCATCCTCAAAAGCATAGAAGCAGTTAGGATTGTTTTGCCTGAAATTCTTAGATCAAGATTTTTTAGCTTCCTTATTCTTTCAAGGAATTTATTTGTAAGATCTATTATGTCAATGTCCCAAGGGTCTATTTCCCTTGAAAGGACAAGGTCCATAAGAACATCAATTGGCCCTATTTCAGGTATCAAAACATCTTCTTGGATCAGGCCAATGCCTCCTCCTGTTTGACTATCTTCTCAACTTCAAGTGCTACCATTGAAGAAAGTCCTTTCTTGTGCATTGATACCCCAAATAATCTTTCCGCCCTTGACATCATTCCTTCTCTTAAAGTAATTACAATAAACTGTGTCTTTTCGGCCTGTCTATTTATCATATCGGCGGTTCTTTCAACATTTGCATCGTCAAGATTTGCATCTACCTCATCTAATATATAGAAAGGAGATGGTTTGTGACGTTGAATTGCAAATATCAACGATAATGCCGTGATAGCCTTTTCTCCCCCACTTAAAGATACTGCAGCTTTAACATTTTTTCCTAAAGGTTTAGCATCAATAATTATTCCACCGTCAAAAGGATTATCCTGATTTTCAAGAAGAAGTTGTGCTGTACCTTCTGGGGATATATCTGAAAATATCTCTGAGAAGTTTGAAGCAATCTCATTAAAAGTTTTCAGGAAAACTTCAGACTTTTCTTTTTCTACTTCACCTATGAAGTTAAGAATTGCATTCTTCTCCTCAAGGAGTGTATCCCTCCTAAGTTTTAGAGTATTGTATCTTCCTTCCTCTTCTTCATATTCTATGATTGCCCTCATATTAATTGGCATTAGTTTTTCTCTTTCTTTTTCCAAAGATTCAATCTCAAGTTTTACTTTATCGGGATTTTTTGAAAATTCCTGGGGAACTTCATAATCTGAAGCATGTCTAGAGAATTCTGCTATATCCTCAATTATGGACTTTTTTTCTGAAATCCATAAATTAAGGTCAGAGTCTAATTTAGAGATTTTTTCTGTTTTGATATCTTTCTTAATTCTTAGATCAGATGTATCTGTTGCAAGACTCTTCTTTTTTTGATTAAATGTTGATAATTCTTTTTTGATTGAAGCGTCTTCTTTTTCCTTTTCTTTGAGTATTCCATTAATCTCCTTTAAGTTATCATCTAATTCGGATAATTTCTTCAAAATTGAATCTTCTTGTGGTTTTCTTAAGTCGATTTTTTCAGAAGATTTAATATTTGATTGTTTAAGGTATTCAAGAGTTGAATTAATTGAGGATATTTGTGAAGTCATCTCTGAATATTTACTTCTAAGATCTGTAAGGTCAATTTCAAGAGCTTCTCCTATTTCACCTGTCGTGGAATCTTCTATGCCTTTCTCAACTTTCGCTTTTTCTTTCTCAAGATTTGCTATTTCGATAGATATTGGTTCAATTTTTTGTTTTGTCTCGGAAGATAGGCTTTTTTGTTTTTCAAGTTTATTAATTAATTCTTCAATTGTTTTTCCTAAAGATTGTTTTTCTTTTTGTAAAGAGCTCTTTTCTTTTACTAATTCTTCCTTTTCTCTATTAATTGTGGTAATCTCAGAAGACGATTCTGCTTTCTTTATACTAAGGCCCTTCAAATCTTCTTCCAATTTTTCAATTTCTTTTTTAAGTGATTGTTTTCTTGAATCATATTCTGATAGCTTCTTTTCAAGATCTTTCAGGGACAAATTGTCTTCTTCAATGTTAAATGAAACGGAAAATTTCTTCCGGGTATAATAACCTCCAGTTATTGCCCCTGAAGATTCTACTAAGTCACCATCAAGTGTGACAAGTCTAGTATTATCAATAGTTTTAGAAACATCAATATTATCAATTATGTAAGTTCTTCCAAATACATATTCAAACGCTTTTCTAAATTTTTCATCAAAGGAAACAAGTTCTATGGCAAGCCCAACAACGCCTTTTGTCTTTGGTGCATTTGTTATTTTAGGCGTAACTAGTTTGTTTAAAGGTAAAAATGTTGCACGCCCAGCTTTTAGATTCTTAAGAAATTTAACGCATTCTCTCGCAACATTGTCGTCCTCTACAACTATATTTGTAAGTCTTGATCCTGCTGCAACTTCCAAGGCAAGGCTATATTCCTCTTTTGTAGTTCCAAGTTCTGATATGGTCCCATAGATTCCAGGTATTAATTTATCTTTTTTGGCTTTCAAAATTTCAGCTATTGCCTTTTGTCCACCTGTAATATCGCTTTGGACTTCTTTTTTTACATTTATTCTTGCCTTTAAGTTCTCATACTGAGATAGGGCCTGTTTTGAATCTATTTCTAACTTATTTAACTCAGTTTTTAGAGATTGATATTTTTGTGTAAGTGTATTATTTTCATTGGCATTGTTTTTTATGCTAGATTCATAATTTAAGAAACTTGATTCTTTTTCTTTTACTTTTTTCTCAATATCAGTCAGCTTATCATCTATTTTTTTGATATCTGAGTTGATTCTTTTGGTGTCTTGTTCTAGGATTGAAACAGACGCATTGTACGAATCTAGCTCTTTGTTCAAAGAAAGATAATCTTTTCTATTTTTTTCTAATTTTCTGTCGACTTCAAGTAAGCTTTCTTTTATCTTTAAGAACATCCCATCTTTTCCAGATAGCGAGTCAAGGAGTTTTCTATATTCGGCTTCTTTATTTTTGATAGTTGATTCAACTTCTGCGCTTTGTTTTTCAAGTTTTGATTTATTTTCTAGAAGCTCTTTGATTTTTTGTTCGTTATTGGATATCTCCTTATTTACTTCATCTATCTCTTTTTTAACTGAGAAAAGTTCCTTTTTTTCGTATTCTATAGATTGATTTATAGTTGAGATATTACCTTTAATTTTTTCAATTTCTCTCGTTATATTGATACTATCCATTTCCATTTTGCGATTATACTCATCATCTAGTTCTAGTAGTTCTTTCTCTTTATTGGCGATATCTTGGATAATTTTAGAAACTAAGGCTCTTAATTCTTCAATATCTTTTTGACCTTTTTCTATATTGGATTCAAGTTTAGTCTTTGTATCCTCTAAATCTTTTAATTTACTGTGGTAATAAAGGGCCCATTTATTTTTTATTTCTTTATCAATCTCTTGATACCTCTCAGCGTCTTTTTTATCCCTTAGTAACCTATCAAGACGATTTTTTACTTCAGAAATAACAAGTTCAACCCTTGTGATATTTTCTTGTGCTTTTTCAAGCTCCCTTAATCCCTTGTCTTTTTTGTCATCGAACTCTGCGATGCCAGATATTTCTTCTATTATGCCTCTTCTATCCACAGGATTCATATTAATAAAATGAGCAATATCTCCTTGCATGACGATATTATGGCCATCCGGCCTTACACCCACATAAGAAAATATATCTAGAACATAAGACCTTGTTGCTCTTTTTCCGTTTACTCTATATTCTCCTTCTCCTTTAGAATTAACGGCTCTAGATATGACAACTTTTTTTTCTTCTATTGGAAATCCGCCGTCCTCATTATTAAAAGTGATAGAAACTATTGCCTCTTCCGCTTTTTTCTCATCTTCTGTGCCATTGAATATAAGGTCAGAGAGCCTCTCTCCCCTCATCGATTTTGCAGATATTCTTCCAACAACAAAACAAATTGCATCAGTAATATTTGACTTCCCACTTCCGTTCGGGCCAACTATACAGGTAAACCCTTTGGAGATAGGAAGAGTAAGTGTTTTATTACCATAGGATTTGAATCCTTTCATTGTAACTTTTTCTATGAAGACTATGGGACCACCTCTAGGTCTAACAAACAATATTCAATATCTATAGCTTATAATAGTTTTCGTTAGTTGAACACCAATCACGATTAATTTTAAATAAATACCTATGTTTTTAACATTTGTGGTGTCCCATTTTAAGAAAAATGCAGTTATAATCATAAGTTTAATTATAGTAGGGCTTATTCTTTTTGGTATTATTTTTTACAGAGATCCTCAAAGAAATATACCTATAGAAAACGGAATTATTTTATCTCCTGCCGATGGAAAAATTATATCTATAGATACGATCAAAAGTGATGGTATTCCTTTTACTGAAAAAAATGGTAAAATAATTTATCTTCCTGAGTTAAAAGGAATCATAGAAGGAAATTATGCTATGATTTCTATTTTTATGGGGCCTTTTGATATTCATGTGAATAGGGCCCCCATTTCTGGTCAAGTGACAGATACTATTTATGTTAAAGGAGGGCATCTGCCTGCTTTTGGTGAAGTCATTACAGAAAATGAGAGAAACATAGTCATTATCGATGGAGAAATAAGAACTATTACAGTTCAGATTGCAGGTACTCTAGGGAGGAGAATTGACTGTTACGTTAAAAAGGGAGATATTTTAGAAATGGGAGAGAGAATAGGCAGGATAAAACTCGGTTCTCAAGCGGTTATTATCTACCCATTAAATTATTCAACCAAGGTAAAAGTTGGAGATAGAGTAAAAGCAGGAGAAACTATAATAGCAAATCTAAATTAAACTCTCCATCTTTTTCCTTCCAGCTTCAAAGACTTTGAGATTAATCTCAGCCTTTTTTGAAAGAACTGACACTATTGTTTCTAAAAGAGTTTCATTTTTTATTGGAGTCTCTAGAAGTGACAAAGCCCCCATCATAACCATATTCATTGTTACCTGATTACCAACACTTTTTGCAATTTCAGTTGCATTAAAATGATAAACTTTTCCTTTTTCTGAAAGATTGAACAATATCTCATCTATAGGCGGGTAATCAGATTCCCCAAGTGATACAGTGATTGGATTTATCCTTTCAGTGTTTAATATTACCTTTCCATCTTTTTTGAGATAGGATATGTTCCTTAAGGCTTCAAGGGGTTCAAACGCGATTATTATGTCTGCTTTACCTTGTGGGATAACAGATCCATAGACCTCATCGCCCATCCTTACATGAGAAACAACAGAACCTCCTCTTTGAGCCATTCCATGGATTTCTCCTAGTCTTACCTTGTGCCCCTCTTTTAGTGCTGCATTTCCAAGAACATATGATGCAAGAATTGTTCCTTGTCCTCCTACTCCACAGATGAGAATATTAAACTCCATAAAAATGAGATAGATAAAAGGTATTTAAAGTTATTGAAAAGTTATTTAAGATAATTTAATCACGTTATAGTTATGAAAAGAGAAATTGTAAAGGATATTGACCTTACTAAAATAAAGACAATGAAGGATCTTACTTCTCAGATGACTTCTTCGGGCGGCTATGTTGCAAAAAAGGTGGGGGATGGCTCTCAAATTTTAGAAAATATGGTAAAAGACAAAGATTGTAAAAGGATTCTTTCTTTTCCTGCTTCTTTAGTTGCAACAGGGACGAGAGGTATAATCAAAGAACTTGTGAAAAGGAAAATATTTGATATGATAATAACTACAACTGGGACTCTAGACCATGACATTGCAAGGATATATAGAAACTATTACCACGGGTCATTTGAAATGGACGATAAGGAGCTCCACAAGGAAGGGATAAACCGGGAGGGTAATGTATTAATACCTAACGAATCATATTCAGAGATCCTCGAAGAGAAAGTAAGAGAAATCATAGAAAAACTATACGGCAAAGGTGTTAGGGATATTTCCACCCATGAACTGATATGGGAGTTTGGAAAATCTCTAGAGGAAGAAAAAAATAAAGAAGATTCAATTGTCTATTGGTGTTATAAAAATAAGATACCTATGATACTTCCTGGGCCTCTTGATGGATCGTGGGGTTGGCAACTTTATTATTTCTGGCAAGATGGTCACAAAGATTTCAATCTAAATATCATGAAAGACGAAGATGTAATAAGCGACTTCATATATTCTTCTGATAAAACTGGTGCATTGATGATTGGAGGGGGCATATCAAAACACCATACAATATGGTGGAATCAATTCAGAGGTGGTCTTGATTATGCAGTCTATATAACAACAGCACCAGAGTGGGATGGCTCACTTTCAGG encodes:
- a CDS encoding DUF1743 domain-containing protein, with amino-acid sequence MIIGLDDTDSVNGMCTTYIGTLIVEAIKELDSKLIREPPKLLRLNPNNPYKTRGNGAVSIRITEDATPEVLEKIRSISFDIVSTYSESGDNTNPAIVFLSDNSITEEIKLFAKRALHEMLSIEEAISLLNKIEADYKFIGNGRGLIGALSSCALELDDFTYELIVYRNHLKRGKKFVSETSAMQIEKKYSPKIFSSYDFENERMVISPHSDCPILYGLRGESPEILLEAASTIESEKPFKRNIFITNQGTDIHLQEKSIEEVKPYSSVIIKGIVSKNPYTVAGGHVFFEISNGNKILSAAYEPTKGFRNIIRKLSKGDTVIAYGGVLDTEYGLTVNLEKIEILTLAELYTREKPICPICNNPMKSIGKDKGYRCKKCHTKNKEVSNISIVRDGIQTGLYEVPMCAKRHLSKPLLRYGREKKYEEERFKFDYTKFDIKFEGI
- a CDS encoding transcriptional regulator, which produces MEKQELLDNIVETLKKGSFEVALSRVQCSFDIVARRNLIVLIIKVLVNLDTFSEEHAWDLKILSKALKATPLVVGQKTKLGTVENSTVYSRHGVNCISLETLEDLFIEGNPPLIYADRGGFFVEIDGNLIREEREKRGMSIGHLAELVGVSKSSIYEFENAQKRINIDSVIKIEKELDIGITKPIYIIKVGNKKEIKDIPENPVEAARSDLEKTILGDLSDKGFEVFPTKRTPFNALLKEREILITGISNTKTYIFEKKAEIVANISDITNKDAMFVVNAKKIKENIKGVPILTQKEIKSSKDVEDILELVHERKIDGKRQN
- a CDS encoding segregation/condensation protein A; the encoded protein is MIPEIGPIDVLMDLVLSREIDPWDIDIIDLTNKFLERIRKLKNLDLRISGKTILTASMLLRMKSEELMREDEKEEVDDEFFDFWEDIENAEFEIDDIKPPLRRRNVGRMTLPELFEALIDALEDGEKPKKKIIAKIGPQLYQIDEIKADIRKQVEKLYQHLLELKDLSDIILFRDLLEEKTNLEVARIFLYILFLYSDKKIDVTQEIMFGEIFIKVL
- the smc gene encoding chromosome segregation protein SMC — protein: MFVRPRGGPIVFIEKVTMKGFKSYGNKTLTLPISKGFTCIVGPNGSGKSNITDAICFVVGRISAKSMRGERLSDLIFNGTEDEKKAEEAIVSITFNNEDGGFPIEEKKVVISRAVNSKGEGEYRVNGKRATRSYVLDIFSYVGVRPDGHNIVMQGDIAHFINMNPVDRRGIIEEISGIAEFDDKKDKGLRELEKAQENITRVELVISEVKNRLDRLLRDKKDAERYQEIDKEIKNKWALYYHSKLKDLEDTKTKLESNIEKGQKDIEELRALVSKIIQDIANKEKELLELDDEYNRKMEMDSINITREIEKIKGNISTINQSIEYEKKELFSVKKEIDEVNKEISNNEQKIKELLENKSKLEKQSAEVESTIKNKEAEYRKLLDSLSGKDGMFLKIKESLLEVDRKLEKNRKDYLSLNKELDSYNASVSILEQDTKRINSDIKKIDDKLTDIEKKVKEKESSFLNYESSIKNNANENNTLTQKYQSLKTELNKLEIDSKQALSQYENLKARINVKKEVQSDITGGQKAIAEILKAKKDKLIPGIYGTISELGTTKEEYSLALEVAAGSRLTNIVVEDDNVARECVKFLKNLKAGRATFLPLNKLVTPKITNAPKTKGVVGLAIELVSFDEKFRKAFEYVFGRTYIIDNIDVSKTIDNTRLVTLDGDLVESSGAITGGYYTRKKFSVSFNIEEDNLSLKDLEKKLSEYDSRKQSLKKEIEKLEEDLKGLSIKKAESSSEITTINREKEELVKEKSSLQKEKQSLGKTIEELINKLEKQKSLSSETKQKIEPISIEIANLEKEKAKVEKGIEDSTTGEIGEALEIDLTDLRSKYSEMTSQISSINSTLEYLKQSNIKSSEKIDLRKPQEDSILKKLSELDDNLKEINGILKEKEKEDASIKKELSTFNQKKKSLATDTSDLRIKKDIKTEKISKLDSDLNLWISEKKSIIEDIAEFSRHASDYEVPQEFSKNPDKVKLEIESLEKEREKLMPINMRAIIEYEEEEGRYNTLKLRRDTLLEEKNAILNFIGEVEKEKSEVFLKTFNEIASNFSEIFSDISPEGTAQLLLENQDNPFDGGIIIDAKPLGKNVKAAVSLSGGEKAITALSLIFAIQRHKPSPFYILDEVDANLDDANVERTADMINRQAEKTQFIVITLREGMMSRAERLFGVSMHKKGLSSMVALEVEKIVKQEEALA
- a CDS encoding phosphatidylserine decarboxylase, yielding MFLTFVVSHFKKNAVIIISLIIVGLILFGIIFYRDPQRNIPIENGIILSPADGKIISIDTIKSDGIPFTEKNGKIIYLPELKGIIEGNYAMISIFMGPFDIHVNRAPISGQVTDTIYVKGGHLPAFGEVITENERNIVIIDGEIRTITVQIAGTLGRRIDCYVKKGDILEMGERIGRIKLGSQAVIIYPLNYSTKVKVGDRVKAGETIIANLN
- the iorB gene encoding indolepyruvate ferredoxin oxidoreductase subunit beta — translated: MEFNILICGVGGQGTILASYVLGNAALKEGHKVRLGEIHGMAQRGGSVVSHVRMGDEVYGSVIPQGKADIIIAFEPLEALRNISYLKKDGKVILNTERINPITVSLGESDYPPIDEILFNLSEKGKVYHFNATEIAKSVGNQVTMNMVMMGALSLLETPIKNETLLETIVSVLSKKAEINLKVFEAGRKKMESLI
- a CDS encoding deoxyhypusine synthase; the protein is MKREIVKDIDLTKIKTMKDLTSQMTSSGGYVAKKVGDGSQILENMVKDKDCKRILSFPASLVATGTRGIIKELVKRKIFDMIITTTGTLDHDIARIYRNYYHGSFEMDDKELHKEGINREGNVLIPNESYSEILEEKVREIIEKLYGKGVRDISTHELIWEFGKSLEEEKNKEDSIVYWCYKNKIPMILPGPLDGSWGWQLYYFWQDGHKDFNLNIMKDEDVISDFIYSSDKTGALMIGGGISKHHTIWWNQFRGGLDYAVYITTAPEWDGSLSGARIREAISWGKVREDAEFITLEGDATVILPVMIASLFESMK